From a single Nostoc edaphicum CCNP1411 genomic region:
- a CDS encoding CopG family transcriptional regulator, whose amino-acid sequence MNKKWAAKRLTINLTSSEAQRLEQYCSITGRPATDVIRELIRSLSSKEEKASEI is encoded by the coding sequence ATGAATAAAAAATGGGCTGCTAAACGACTTACAATCAACCTCACATCAAGTGAGGCACAGAGACTTGAACAATACTGTTCAATCACGGGGAGACCCGCAACTGATGTAATTCGAGAGTTAATTCGCTCTCTTTCTTCTAAAGAGGAAAAAGCCTCTGAAATCTAG
- a CDS encoding DUF4910 domain-containing protein: protein MLNNNQSVIDYKMQTTFTTSDIAEDIYQLITKLYPICRSITGNGFRETLKIIQQYIPLSIQQVPTGTEVFDWIVPKEWNIKEAYIKNSQGKKIVDFANSNLHIVNYSIPVHQKLSLQELKAHLFTLADYPNWIPYRTSYYQETWGFCLSHNQYLELKDEEYEVFIDSSLEPGHLSYGEYYIPGDSTDEVLISCHACHPSLCNDNLSGIAIATFIAKYLSQTTPRYSYRFLWIPGTIGSITWLALNETKVNNIKHGLVLSCLGDSGNFTYKKSRIGDAEIDKVAAYVLRNSKRNCEIIDFLPYGYDERQYCSPGFNLAVGCLMRSPHGTFPEYHTSADDLNFVQPQYLAESFLQCNSMLYILNNNKIYYNKNSKCEPQLGKRGIYRAAGGHKDSELNEMAILWVLNLSDGHHSLLDIAERAGMSFDVIKYAADTLLTHDLLISEKPK, encoded by the coding sequence ATGCTAAACAATAATCAATCTGTAATTGATTACAAGATGCAAACTACTTTCACAACAAGTGATATTGCTGAAGATATATATCAACTGATAACTAAATTATATCCTATCTGTCGTAGCATTACAGGTAATGGCTTTAGAGAAACACTGAAAATTATCCAGCAATATATTCCTTTATCAATCCAGCAAGTACCGACGGGGACTGAGGTATTTGATTGGATAGTTCCGAAAGAATGGAATATTAAAGAGGCCTACATTAAAAACTCTCAAGGTAAGAAAATTGTAGATTTTGCTAACTCGAATCTACACATCGTTAATTATAGTATTCCAGTACATCAAAAGCTATCTCTTCAAGAACTCAAAGCACATTTATTTACACTTGCCGATTATCCTAATTGGATTCCCTACCGGACTTCCTACTATCAAGAAACTTGGGGCTTTTGTCTGAGTCACAATCAATATTTAGAACTAAAGGATGAAGAGTATGAAGTTTTTATTGATTCCTCCCTTGAACCAGGTCATCTGAGCTATGGTGAGTATTATATTCCAGGAGACAGTACTGATGAAGTCTTAATTTCTTGCCATGCCTGTCATCCTTCACTGTGTAATGATAATCTTTCGGGAATTGCGATCGCTACTTTTATCGCTAAATATTTAAGTCAAACTACACCAAGATATTCCTATCGATTTCTCTGGATTCCAGGAACTATTGGCTCAATTACATGGTTAGCTCTCAACGAGACTAAAGTAAATAATATCAAACATGGCTTGGTATTATCTTGTTTAGGAGATTCAGGAAATTTTACTTACAAAAAAAGCCGTATAGGTGACGCGGAAATTGATAAAGTTGCTGCTTATGTACTCAGAAACTCAAAACGAAATTGCGAAATTATAGATTTTTTACCCTATGGCTATGATGAGCGACAATATTGCTCACCTGGATTTAATTTAGCTGTAGGTTGCTTGATGCGATCGCCTCATGGTACTTTTCCCGAATACCACACCTCAGCAGATGATTTAAATTTTGTTCAACCCCAATATCTTGCCGAGTCATTCTTGCAATGTAATTCGATGTTGTATATCCTCAACAATAACAAAATCTACTACAACAAAAATTCCAAATGTGAACCACAGTTAGGTAAAAGAGGAATCTATCGCGCAGCTGGTGGTCACAAAGATAGCGAACTAAATGAAATGGCAATCTTGTGGGTTTTAAATTTATCTGATGGCCACCATAGTCTGCTAGATATTGCAGAAAGGGCGGGAATGTCATTTGATGTAATTAAATATGCTGCCGATACATTATTAACACATGACTTGTTAATAAGTGAAAAGCCAAAATAA
- a CDS encoding glycosyltransferase, producing MNTKIISESNVKSLIEMAIKKHQSGQLDEAKSLYKQALQIQSECGGESDSLEGKDQIQSNYSEALYGIGMLAQQTGKLLEAEKFLSQAAQVQPDSVKTWFSLGNLRQGQGQLPEAELAYKQAIALRPDAAPIYNNLGYTLQEQGKLDEAVACYQKALEVQPNCIEADVNLGNALQTQGKLSPDKQAHYAQLNYKLGFGRKNAGDLKTAEAYWQKALELNPNYGEVHMGLGEIYQTQKQLNEAAAAFRQGLKLINPHYAKAVEASDEAKIPQQVPITPLIPLREIIVGNHRFPAIPTVADSTDKRPFWSVVVTVYNRRDYLLECLASVLAQWQGKEQMEIIVMDDASRTSVFELVNSIGQGVIHYYRNPQNLGLPGNWNAGVALTRGRWVHLLHDDDYILPGFYSRLQESLEACLDSVGAAFTGYQNINEKGEVIFRQQVYGEQRGIARNWLQRIGVSNSLNMPAVVIRREVHEQLGLYHPELTYTSDWEVYKRIAAVYDWWYEPEILARYRQHANNVTSELLLTGKQMLSIRRAIEISESYFPTEQSAEITAKSRSHHFLSCLQFALIPLRAGNLAGAWQVLEEALKIDCSSKAVAKLFSWLTREEATPLQEAGYIQTALTYYRQAIALRQDLQEIYYNLGKILQEHGEWEEAIASYHQALKLNPQNWEIYTHLGQVYQAQNKIAEAISVYRQGLTLLNPHYAKAVAAYQNAETTPEMLITPPISQGEVTIGAYQFPAIPRVTDPEKPRPFWTVVIPVYNRTDYLLESLASVLIQWPGAEQMEILVMDNASTPPLFDLANSIGGGVIRYYRHPQNIGGESNHNAGISLSRGHWIHVLHDDDCVLPGFYTQLQQSLQESPDSVGAAFTNFEYFNEEGKIIAKGEVISWFKNHKGIPRNFLPRIGVTCPLQVPAVVIRRLTHEQIGGYYPQLICASEWELYKRIAVSYDWWYEPGSLARYRVHSHRLTADDLSSGILATSIRQGIEISESYLPAMYRAEITTQARSYNFNYCLTRMAIPLKAGNVTGALRMLQEILKLDHSPQAVAKLFTWLTQDEAAPLRDEITTKLLAISGENISENILTKLQPPQTAIAP from the coding sequence ATGAATACTAAAATTATTTCTGAATCTAATGTTAAATCTCTCATTGAAATGGCGATTAAGAAGCATCAATCAGGTCAATTGGATGAAGCTAAATCGCTATACAAACAGGCATTACAAATTCAATCCGAATGTGGAGGTGAATCAGACTCTTTAGAAGGTAAAGATCAAATACAATCAAACTACTCTGAGGCTTTGTATGGCATAGGAATGCTGGCGCAGCAAACAGGAAAACTCCTAGAAGCTGAAAAATTCCTGAGTCAGGCTGCACAAGTTCAACCGGACTCTGTGAAAACTTGGTTTAGTTTAGGTAATCTGCGTCAAGGTCAGGGACAGTTACCAGAAGCAGAGTTAGCTTACAAACAAGCGATCGCTCTACGCCCAGATGCAGCACCGATTTATAATAATCTGGGCTACACCTTGCAAGAACAAGGCAAGCTTGACGAAGCAGTTGCCTGCTATCAAAAAGCTCTGGAAGTTCAACCTAACTGCATAGAAGCAGATGTCAACTTAGGGAATGCCCTCCAGACCCAAGGGAAACTCTCCCCAGATAAACAAGCCCATTATGCACAATTGAATTACAAATTGGGTTTTGGGCGGAAAAATGCGGGTGATTTGAAGACTGCCGAAGCTTACTGGCAAAAAGCCCTAGAACTCAACCCCAACTATGGAGAAGTTCATATGGGTTTGGGAGAGATTTACCAAACACAAAAGCAACTCAATGAGGCAGCAGCAGCTTTTCGGCAAGGCTTAAAGCTGATTAATCCTCACTATGCCAAAGCTGTAGAAGCTAGCGACGAGGCTAAAATCCCTCAACAAGTACCAATAACACCTCTAATTCCTTTAAGAGAAATAATTGTAGGCAACCATAGGTTTCCCGCTATTCCGACCGTAGCAGATAGTACAGACAAGCGGCCTTTCTGGAGTGTGGTTGTAACTGTATATAACCGTAGAGATTATCTACTCGAATGTCTTGCTAGTGTGTTGGCACAATGGCAGGGGAAAGAGCAGATGGAAATCATCGTTATGGACGATGCTAGTAGAACGTCAGTGTTTGAACTGGTGAATAGTATTGGACAAGGAGTAATACACTACTATCGTAATCCCCAAAATCTCGGTCTGCCAGGAAATTGGAATGCTGGAGTTGCTCTAACTCGTGGTCGGTGGGTTCATTTACTTCACGACGATGATTATATTCTCCCAGGTTTTTATTCCCGACTGCAAGAGAGTCTAGAAGCGTGTTTAGATTCTGTGGGAGCAGCTTTTACGGGCTATCAAAATATTAATGAGAAAGGGGAAGTAATTTTCCGCCAACAAGTCTATGGAGAGCAGCGAGGGATTGCTAGAAATTGGCTGCAACGCATTGGAGTTAGTAACTCGTTGAATATGCCCGCAGTAGTGATTCGTCGAGAGGTACACGAACAATTGGGCTTATATCATCCCGAATTGACCTATACAAGTGATTGGGAAGTTTATAAACGTATTGCTGCTGTTTACGATTGGTGGTATGAGCCGGAAATCTTAGCTCGTTATCGCCAACATGCTAACAACGTGACCAGCGAACTCTTATTGACTGGGAAGCAGATGCTATCTATCCGTCGTGCAATTGAAATTTCAGAGAGTTATTTTCCCACTGAACAATCTGCTGAGATTACGGCCAAATCCCGGAGTCATCATTTTCTTTCTTGTTTACAATTTGCCCTAATTCCTTTACGGGCTGGGAATCTGGCTGGAGCTTGGCAAGTGTTAGAAGAGGCACTAAAAATAGATTGTAGCTCGAAAGCGGTAGCAAAGTTGTTCAGTTGGTTAACACGGGAAGAAGCAACTCCCCTTCAGGAAGCAGGCTATATCCAGACAGCGCTTACTTATTATCGACAAGCGATCGCTCTAAGACAAGACTTGCAAGAGATATATTATAACTTAGGGAAAATCCTGCAAGAACATGGTGAGTGGGAAGAAGCGATCGCATCCTATCATCAAGCCTTAAAACTCAATCCCCAAAACTGGGAAATCTACACTCATTTGGGTCAGGTTTACCAAGCTCAAAACAAGATCGCAGAGGCGATTTCTGTATATCGTCAAGGATTAACTTTACTCAATCCTCACTACGCCAAAGCGGTAGCCGCTTACCAGAATGCTGAAACCACCCCAGAAATGCTCATTACTCCCCCCATTTCCCAAGGTGAGGTGACTATTGGAGCTTATCAGTTTCCAGCGATTCCACGTGTAACAGACCCAGAGAAACCCCGACCGTTTTGGACTGTGGTGATTCCGGTTTATAACCGCACCGATTATCTCCTCGAATCTCTGGCTAGTGTGTTAATCCAATGGCCAGGAGCAGAGCAGATGGAAATTCTGGTGATGGATAATGCCAGTACGCCACCCTTGTTTGATTTAGCGAACAGTATTGGGGGAGGAGTAATCCGTTATTACCGCCATCCACAAAATATTGGAGGCGAGTCAAATCACAATGCAGGTATTTCCCTCAGTCGTGGTCACTGGATTCATGTTCTGCATGATGATGACTGTGTTCTTCCCGGCTTTTATACACAACTCCAGCAAAGTCTTCAAGAGTCTCCAGATTCCGTAGGAGCAGCTTTTACAAATTTTGAATATTTCAATGAAGAAGGGAAAATAATTGCAAAAGGAGAAGTAATTTCCTGGTTTAAAAACCATAAAGGTATCCCTCGAAATTTTTTGCCCCGAATTGGTGTGACATGTCCGTTGCAGGTGCCTGCGGTTGTCATTCGTCGCCTTACTCATGAACAAATAGGAGGTTATTATCCACAGTTAATTTGCGCTTCTGAATGGGAACTCTATAAACGCATTGCTGTTTCTTATGATTGGTGGTATGAACCGGGAAGTTTAGCTCGTTACCGCGTACATTCCCACAGACTGACAGCTGATGATTTATCATCTGGTATTCTAGCGACCTCAATCCGCCAAGGTATAGAAATTTCTGAGAGTTATCTTCCAGCTATGTATCGCGCAGAAATTACAACCCAAGCTCGTAGCTATAACTTCAATTATTGTCTGACACGCATGGCAATCCCTCTAAAAGCTGGCAATGTTACAGGGGCTTTGCGTATGCTTCAAGAAATTCTCAAACTTGATCATTCTCCACAAGCAGTAGCAAAGTTATTCACTTGGTTGACTCAAGATGAAGCAGCTCCCCTCAGAGATGAGATTACTACCAAGTTGCTTGCTATTTCTGGAGAAAATATTTCAGAAAATATTCTTACTAAATTACAACCCCCACAAACTGCGATCGCACCATAG
- a CDS encoding glutamate-1-semialdehyde 2,1-aminomutase: protein MSLISFNALKKQSFEESQALQQKSHSLIPGGSHTYAKGDDQFPETAPGFIVRGEGCHAWDLDGNEFIEYGMGLRAVTLGHAYPPVVEAAYRQMLLGNNFTRPATIEVECAEELLSWIPGADMVKFAKDGSTVTTAAITLARAYTGRDMVAICADHPFFSYNDWFIGSTPMSAGIPQVIQDLTVKFNFNDVESLKKVFADHPGKIACVILEPAKYEDPSHNFLHEVQKLCQENGAIFIFDEMITGFRWSSGNAQTYYGVVPDLSTFGKSMGNGFAVSALVGKREIMELGGIYHDQERVFLLSTTHGAENHGLAAAIATMKIFRQQGVIEYLYQQGERLRQGINQAIAANELQDYFQVVGKACNLIYATLDENKQSSQAFRTLFLQETIKRGLLLPSLVVSFSHSNQDIDLTIDAISESLKVYRKALESGIEKYLIGRSVKPVFRKYC from the coding sequence ATGTCTTTGATTAGCTTTAACGCTTTAAAGAAACAGTCTTTTGAAGAATCGCAGGCGTTACAACAAAAAAGTCATTCTCTGATTCCTGGTGGTTCCCATACTTATGCTAAGGGTGATGACCAATTTCCAGAAACGGCACCAGGCTTTATTGTTAGAGGTGAAGGTTGTCATGCCTGGGATTTAGATGGCAATGAATTTATTGAATATGGAATGGGGCTACGTGCTGTCACTTTAGGACACGCTTACCCACCCGTCGTAGAAGCTGCTTATCGGCAAATGCTCCTTGGCAATAATTTCACCCGACCGGCAACTATTGAAGTGGAATGTGCTGAGGAACTACTCAGTTGGATTCCTGGTGCAGACATGGTTAAATTTGCCAAAGATGGCTCAACGGTGACTACCGCAGCCATTACCCTTGCAAGAGCTTATACGGGAAGAGATATGGTTGCCATTTGCGCTGACCATCCTTTCTTTTCATACAATGACTGGTTTATTGGCAGTACTCCTATGTCTGCTGGTATTCCCCAAGTGATTCAAGATTTAACGGTGAAATTTAATTTTAATGATGTTGAAAGTCTAAAAAAGGTTTTTGCTGATCATCCAGGGAAGATTGCTTGTGTCATTTTAGAACCAGCTAAATATGAAGACCCATCCCATAATTTTCTCCATGAGGTACAAAAACTCTGCCAAGAAAATGGAGCAATTTTTATCTTTGATGAGATGATTACTGGATTCCGTTGGTCTAGTGGGAATGCCCAAACTTACTACGGTGTTGTTCCTGACTTATCAACATTTGGGAAAAGTATGGGAAACGGTTTTGCTGTTTCCGCATTAGTTGGTAAACGAGAGATTATGGAGTTAGGTGGCATTTATCACGATCAAGAGCGAGTATTTTTACTCTCAACTACTCATGGAGCAGAAAATCATGGACTAGCTGCTGCGATCGCGACGATGAAAATTTTCCGACAACAAGGAGTAATTGAGTATCTATATCAGCAAGGAGAAAGATTACGCCAGGGAATTAATCAGGCGATCGCAGCCAATGAACTTCAAGATTACTTCCAAGTTGTTGGCAAAGCTTGCAATTTAATTTACGCAACCCTTGACGAAAACAAACAATCATCTCAGGCATTTAGAACTCTATTCCTGCAAGAAACCATCAAACGAGGATTGCTCCTGCCTTCTTTAGTTGTCAGCTTTTCTCATAGTAATCAGGATATTGATCTCACAATTGATGCTATCAGTGAATCTTTAAAGGTTTATCGCAAAGCTCTAGAATCTGGAATTGAAAAGTATTTGATTGGTCGTTCAGTAAAACCTGTATTTAGGAAATATTGTTGA
- a CDS encoding NAD-dependent epimerase/dehydratase family protein: protein MKILVTGTEGYIGSLLAPLLIQQGHEVIGLDTGFYKVGWLYNGTKVTAKTLNKDIRHITTEDLQGVEAVVHMAELSNDPLGQLAPNITYDINHKGSVHLAKLAKAAGIRRFIYTSSCSVYGFATEDYVHEESTINPQTAYAKCKALVEQDVKLLADDGFSPTFLRNATAYGASPRMRFDIVLNNLAGWAWTIKEIKMNSDGTPWRPLVHLLDICKAIICTLEAPRDVIHNQIFNVGDTNSNYQVKQIAQIVADIFTGCQLSFGKHDPDNRSYRVSFDKINQNLPGFKCEWDAQRGAQQLYNVFQQIDMDKETFESRGFTRLKQLEYLIRTQQIDQDFFWRTV from the coding sequence ATGAAAATACTTGTAACTGGAACCGAAGGTTATATCGGCTCGTTATTAGCTCCCCTCTTAATCCAACAAGGTCATGAAGTTATTGGTTTAGATACTGGCTTTTATAAAGTAGGTTGGCTATATAACGGTACCAAGGTAACTGCCAAAACCCTCAATAAAGATATCCGTCACATCACAACAGAAGACCTGCAAGGGGTAGAAGCAGTAGTTCACATGGCAGAACTCTCCAACGATCCTCTAGGTCAGTTAGCCCCTAATATCACCTACGATATTAATCATAAAGGCTCAGTACATTTGGCCAAGTTGGCGAAAGCAGCTGGAATCCGCCGCTTTATCTACACCTCTTCATGCAGTGTCTATGGTTTTGCTACTGAAGATTATGTTCACGAAGAGTCTACCATCAATCCCCAAACAGCTTATGCTAAATGCAAAGCGCTTGTCGAACAGGATGTGAAACTCCTTGCTGATGATGGTTTTTCACCCACCTTTCTCCGAAATGCCACAGCCTATGGAGCCTCTCCCAGGATGCGCTTTGATATTGTTTTGAACAATCTAGCAGGTTGGGCATGGACAATTAAAGAAATCAAGATGAACAGCGATGGTACACCTTGGCGACCCCTAGTGCATCTGTTAGATATCTGCAAAGCAATTATCTGTACCTTAGAAGCTCCGCGTGATGTAATTCATAACCAAATTTTCAATGTCGGTGATACAAATAGTAACTACCAAGTCAAACAAATTGCTCAGATAGTTGCAGATATATTTACAGGTTGTCAATTGAGCTTTGGTAAACACGATCCTGACAACCGTAGCTATCGAGTTTCATTTGATAAAATCAACCAAAATTTACCAGGATTCAAATGTGAGTGGGATGCCCAACGCGGTGCCCAACAACTCTATAATGTCTTCCAGCAAATTGACATGGATAAAGAAACATTTGAGTCTAGAGGCTTTACTCGCCTGAAACAACTGGAGTATCTCATTCGCACTCAGCAAATCGATCAAGATTTCTTCTGGCGGACTGTTTAA
- a CDS encoding sugar phosphate nucleotidyltransferase, whose protein sequence is MKVVLFCGGLGTRMREYSESIPKPMVNIGYRPILWHVMKYYAHYGHKDFILCLGYKADLIKSYFLNYNEWLSNNFSLSQGSQIQLFNRDIQDWNITFVDTGLTANIGQRFKAVEKYLEGEEVFLANYSDGLTDLHLPTHIKHFYQRDKIGSFLCVRPSQSFHLVDMDQDGLVKDLKDVKQRDIWINGGYFIFKQEIFNYIEKGEELVLEPFQRLIAKEELIAYKYTGFFGVMDTFKEKQQLDDMYGQGERPWEVWRDKQLEVTHV, encoded by the coding sequence ATGAAAGTAGTTTTATTTTGTGGTGGTTTAGGAACTAGAATGAGAGAGTATTCAGAAAGTATTCCTAAGCCAATGGTGAATATTGGTTATAGACCAATCTTATGGCATGTAATGAAATACTACGCTCATTATGGGCACAAAGATTTTATCTTATGTCTTGGTTACAAGGCTGACCTAATTAAAAGCTACTTTTTGAATTACAATGAATGGCTATCTAATAATTTTAGCCTTTCACAGGGTAGCCAAATTCAGTTGTTTAACCGTGATATTCAAGATTGGAATATTACATTTGTAGATACAGGTCTGACTGCCAATATTGGTCAAAGATTCAAGGCAGTAGAAAAGTATCTAGAAGGAGAAGAAGTATTTTTAGCTAACTACAGCGATGGTTTGACAGATTTACATCTACCAACGCATATTAAGCATTTTTATCAGCGTGATAAAATCGGTAGTTTTTTGTGTGTCAGACCAAGCCAAAGTTTTCACCTAGTTGACATGGATCAGGATGGCTTGGTGAAGGATCTGAAAGATGTCAAGCAACGTGATATTTGGATTAATGGAGGATATTTCATCTTTAAACAAGAAATTTTTAACTATATTGAAAAAGGGGAAGAACTTGTCCTTGAACCTTTTCAAAGACTGATTGCCAAAGAAGAACTGATTGCATATAAATACACTGGCTTTTTTGGGGTTATGGATACGTTTAAAGAGAAGCAACAGTTGGATGATATGTATGGTCAAGGCGAAAGACCTTGGGAAGTATGGAGAGATAAACAACTAGAAGTAACCCATGTATGA
- a CDS encoding class I SAM-dependent methyltransferase yields the protein MNLPKPITGNCMFCGAGLHHTFVDLGMSPPCESYRSLKQLNEVEPFYPLHVYVCEECFLVQLQEYISPENIFSDYAYFSSYSDSWLQHAKKYVDLVVERFQLNQESQVIEIASNDGYLLQYFVGKDIPALGIEPAVNVAEVAIKKGIPTVVKFFGQETAKEQVAKGKQADLLLGNNVLAHTPYLNDFVKGMKIILKPHGVITMEFPHLMRLIEENQFDTIYHEHFSYFSFLTVEKIFAAHGLTIFDVEELTTHGGSLRIYARHSEDSSKAISHQVSELKYREETAGFTKLEYYFSFGEQVKETKRKLLDFLIKVKREGKSIVGYGAPGKGNTLLNYCGIRTDFLEYTVDRNPYKQGQFLPGTHIPIFHPDKIAETKPDYVLILPWNLKNEIMAQIAYIRDWGGQFVVPIPEVNVYS from the coding sequence ATGAATTTACCCAAACCAATAACTGGTAATTGTATGTTTTGTGGGGCAGGGTTGCACCATACCTTTGTCGATTTAGGTATGTCTCCTCCCTGTGAAAGTTATCGCAGTCTCAAACAACTTAATGAAGTGGAGCCTTTTTATCCTCTCCATGTCTATGTTTGCGAAGAGTGTTTTTTAGTTCAACTCCAAGAATACATTAGCCCAGAAAATATTTTTAGCGATTACGCTTATTTCTCTTCTTACTCTGATAGCTGGTTACAACACGCCAAGAAATACGTTGATTTAGTAGTAGAACGTTTTCAATTAAATCAGGAAAGTCAGGTAATAGAAATTGCTAGTAATGATGGCTACTTGCTGCAATATTTTGTTGGTAAAGACATCCCAGCGCTGGGAATAGAGCCAGCAGTCAATGTTGCTGAAGTAGCAATTAAAAAAGGCATTCCTACAGTTGTCAAATTTTTTGGACAGGAGACAGCCAAAGAACAGGTTGCAAAGGGCAAACAGGCAGATTTATTATTAGGAAATAATGTCCTTGCTCACACACCTTATCTCAATGATTTTGTTAAAGGGATGAAAATTATCCTCAAACCGCATGGTGTAATTACTATGGAATTTCCCCACCTGATGCGGTTAATCGAGGAAAATCAGTTTGATACTATTTACCATGAGCATTTCTCTTATTTTTCTTTCCTCACCGTCGAAAAGATTTTTGCTGCTCACGGGTTGACAATTTTTGATGTAGAAGAATTAACTACTCATGGCGGTTCTTTGAGAATTTATGCCCGCCATAGTGAAGATTCTTCTAAAGCAATTAGCCATCAAGTATCAGAACTGAAATATAGAGAAGAAACGGCTGGGTTTACGAAATTAGAATACTATTTTTCATTTGGTGAACAAGTCAAAGAAACTAAACGCAAGTTATTAGATTTCTTGATCAAAGTCAAACGAGAGGGAAAATCGATTGTTGGTTATGGTGCTCCAGGTAAGGGAAATACTCTCTTAAACTACTGTGGTATCCGCACAGATTTTCTTGAATACACAGTAGACCGTAACCCTTACAAACAGGGTCAATTTTTACCAGGAACTCATATTCCAATTTTCCATCCAGACAAAATTGCAGAAACCAAGCCTGACTATGTACTAATTTTGCCCTGGAATTTGAAAAATGAAATTATGGCACAAATAGCTTACATTCGGGATTGGGGAGGTCAATTTGTTGTGCCAATTCCTGAAGTTAATGTCTACTCTTAA
- a CDS encoding PIG-L deacetylase family protein — MIQLSFNKPEESEYKILCLGSHCDDIEIGCGGTILKLIDNYQYVVVYWVVFSSNEQRAQEATISANLFLKEIPAKKVIIKNFRDGFLPFQGIEVKECFEQLKQEFAPDIIFTHHRDDRHQDHRLISEMTWNTFRNHLILEYEIPKYDGDLGIPNFFVHLDESLCRRKIQYILEAFPTQNNKQWFTEDTFRSILRIRGIESNSPSKYAEAFYCRKIFF, encoded by the coding sequence ATGATCCAACTTAGCTTCAACAAGCCAGAAGAATCTGAGTACAAAATCCTTTGTCTAGGTTCTCATTGTGATGATATTGAGATTGGTTGTGGAGGCACAATCTTAAAGCTGATAGATAATTATCAGTATGTTGTCGTCTATTGGGTTGTCTTTAGTTCCAACGAACAAAGAGCACAGGAAGCAACTATAAGTGCCAATCTTTTTTTAAAAGAAATTCCGGCCAAGAAAGTTATCATTAAAAATTTTCGAGATGGTTTTCTACCTTTTCAAGGGATAGAGGTGAAGGAATGCTTTGAGCAGTTGAAGCAGGAATTTGCACCAGATATAATCTTTACTCACCACCGAGACGATCGCCATCAAGATCACCGCTTAATTTCCGAGATGACTTGGAATACCTTTAGAAATCATTTAATTTTGGAATACGAGATACCTAAATATGATGGTGATTTGGGTATTCCTAATTTCTTCGTCCATTTAGATGAGTCACTTTGCCGTCGAAAAATACAATATATTTTAGAGGCATTTCCTACCCAAAATAATAAGCAGTGGTTTACGGAAGATACTTTTCGTTCAATTCTCAGAATTCGCGGAATTGAATCAAATTCGCCCAGTAAATATGCTGAGGCCTTTTACTGTCGAAAAATATTCTTCTAA
- the rfbC gene encoding dTDP-4-dehydrorhamnose 3,5-epimerase yields MIFTETKIKGAFIIDLELQRDIRGFFARTFCIQEFKAHGLKPTITQCNLSFNYKKGTLRGMHYQKPPSQETKLVRCIQGAIYDVIIDLRLESPSYLSHIGVELTAENRLALYIPDMCAHGFQTLTDETEVTYQMGDFYAPEYASGYRYDDPAFGIEWPLPISEISEKDRAWTLFEQKKIETHRGV; encoded by the coding sequence ATGATATTTACCGAAACTAAAATCAAAGGGGCATTTATTATTGATTTAGAGTTGCAACGAGATATTCGGGGCTTTTTTGCTCGGACTTTCTGTATTCAGGAATTTAAAGCTCATGGTTTAAAACCAACTATTACCCAATGCAATTTATCTTTTAACTATAAAAAAGGAACGTTGCGGGGTATGCATTATCAAAAGCCTCCTTCTCAAGAAACAAAATTGGTACGTTGCATCCAAGGGGCTATTTATGATGTAATTATTGATTTGCGTCTAGAATCTCCTAGTTATTTATCCCATATTGGTGTAGAGTTAACCGCTGAAAATCGTCTTGCTCTCTATATCCCAGATATGTGTGCTCATGGGTTCCAAACGCTCACCGACGAAACTGAAGTGACTTATCAAATGGGTGACTTCTACGCCCCAGAATATGCCTCTGGCTATCGTTATGATGATCCAGCTTTTGGAATTGAATGGCCGTTACCAATAAGTGAAATATCTGAGAAAGATAGGGCTTGGACTTTATTTGAACAGAAAAAGATCGAGACACATCGGGGAGTATAA